The Hippoglossus hippoglossus isolate fHipHip1 chromosome 21, fHipHip1.pri, whole genome shotgun sequence genomic sequence ttttttttttagcattttgtatttgaaagGATTCACACAGAGGCAGGTCACGTTAGTCTCAcgggaaaagacaaagacatgttTTGCAAGCAGTTACAGGGTAAGATTTCAACTGAGGAATGTAGAATGACGACTTAATTACACATAAAAGTGTAATGAACGTGAGCTTGGTGAAAGCTCACCAGTGTCAGTGAACAGCTGTTGGTTTAAATGATGTGAATGGAAATGTATTGTCTGTTATATGTtcttaaataaaaactttttttcttgatgtgagtatttatttttccgAAAATCCCTTGAAAGCGACACAATGTTTGTATGATACTTGTATGTTGTCGATCTCAAAAGGTTTTGTTAGATTTTCTTGATTCAGACGACCTGCCTTTGTCCCACTTCAGTTcgacacacactctgaggtTTGAAGTGCAGAACACGCCTGTTGTTCAAAGGGCGGTGTTTGTATGTGAAAGTGCACGTAGAGTGCACGCGGTGATTGCGAAAGGCCCTACCTTTGACTACGCTTGGCCAGTGGGCCATTGTGAAGTTGTCATGCACGGTTCACACTGAGCATGCTCCACCGTGGCTCAACAGTCATGCTCTTTGTTGTGTAGCACAATGAGTGCAGTGGGTGtgatctcttttattttttttacgaAGGGACTTTTACAGCATTAAAAGATTTGGTTTACTGTACAAACAAGCTTTGCTCCAATAAAAAGAAAGCAGATTGGGAAAAGTGGATTAAACCTGTGACgagtttcattttattcttgCTTCAATGCTCCTATATGGTAAAGCCTTCGAGTCGAAAACCTCACTTAAACATGTGGTAAGTTATGTAATCATTTCTTATGCTATACATCCATCTGGCATCAATCTGTTACAGGCTGTGGTTGCAGTTCAAAACACAATGTTCTCTTCTCAGGAAACTGGAGACCATATAGCGATGGAATAGTTTATTGAaaagcagagaaataaaaaagaaaaaaacctgggCAGCAAATCATGAAGTGGAAAGTTATAAAATATAGGTAGCAATGATTGAAACAATCATTAGCATACaggaatataatatatatatatacaatatatatacacacaaataccaCGTAACAGTTAATCTCAAATGCGAGTAAGTGtatatttacatacaatatTGGATCTGTGAGCGTATCAGagtacaaaagtaaaatatcaaaaatattacACATTCAAGAGGAGTAAACGAAAACTATACAATAGTTCTGAGCTACTGATACTTTAAAGCTGAGCGACTACAAGGTTATTGCATAGTATTACTATGTTAACGCAGTACCATATTACATGGGTGACAAGTAGTTGTCCTCGCCCTTGATGAGAGTCTTTTTAACGCGAGGGACGAGGAAGACGCTGCCGTCGGTCGACTGTTGGAGGGAGTATTCGGACGGCGAGTAGGGATTCCCCTTCTCGTCCCGCAGCATGCTGAAGACCTCCAGGTACAAGCTGTTGACTTGCTGcttcatctccttcaggttTGTGATGTTCTGACTCTTCTCGCTCAGCAGACGCTCCTTCTCATCCTTCAGTGAGTCCAGCTCGCCCTCCAGGCCCACTATGTTCTCCATCTTGCGTTTGCGGCAGTTCTGGGCTGCCACTTTGTTCTTGCCGCGGCGGCGTATGTCTCGGACCAGGGCCAGCTGGGCGTCATTCATTGGGTGCTTTGACATCATCTCGTTGAAGTCGTCAACTGGCATATTGATAATCATGCTCACGCTCATGGGGATTTTGAGGGCCTTGGCCCTCTGCTCGTCTCTGGGGAGACGCACATCCGAGTACATCCTCTGCTTGTCTTTGGTGAAAGGCACGTTGTTGTGGCCACTCTCCTCCGCCAGGTTTGTCTTGTATAGTTTGGGTTTCTTCTCATGACGCAGGTGTGGCTGCCCTATCGGTGCGGATAGAGAAATTACTGTCTGAAGATCATCTGGTTGGAAATTTAGCGAGAGCATCTCTGAGTAGTCGGACTCTGCGCTTCCAGGGTTGTggtccatctcctccatgtcgGAATCACTGTAATCATAGGACCCATCTCCGAATGCAGATTTTGCCGGTGAACTAGCATTTGGACTTGTGTTTGAGGAGATGCCTGAATCTGAGTCTGGCATTTCAGCCAATAGATTTTGTTTGCCTCTGTCAAATGCATCTCCGGGCGAGAGGCTGTAAAGGTCCATGGGTGTGAAGGAAGGCTTGTTTGGAATATCAGACATGGTTGAACTTTCATTTCCTTCAAGGCCTTGCTGACTGCTGCTCTCTTCCAGGATGGGGTTGGGGTAAAATATGTCACTGAAACTTTCTGCGCCAAAGTTAGTATTTAACTCAGGAGCTTTCACCTCAATTTGGCTAAGACTGTCCGGTGGAGCCACAGTGGGAACAGGTCCATCGAATGTATTGATGAACTCTGCAGGACAAGCATTTAAACTGTTTGTTTCCCCCTCTGCGAGATTGGTCATGGGGTAAAAAGTGAAGTTTGGATTCTGTACTTCGGGGCTGTTTGGAAGAGAATAAGTGGTCGTCTCCAGTGTGTCCTCCATTTGCATGTTCAGGCATTGCTagaagaaagagatgaagaatCTTTTGAATACAATCAACATATGACAGTACAAGTTTGCTGTGTTTAGTGTGGGATACAAGGACTTTAacatgaagctgtgtgtgttacatgtgtTGTGGTTGCATGTACACTGCTCTTTTTGCTTTTCATGATCTGACACAAAAACTTAACTTCTTGTGTAACAGGCTTTCAGACTGACCCCATTATCCACGTGCCAAACTTAAGAAGTGCCATTAATCTCATTCAGAACCAAATATTATAATCTGGGATTTACCGTTTGTGTTGAAATTGCCTTATTCCATTTCAAGCAAGCTTAAACAATAAAGATGTGGTCAGTGAGATCCAGGGTATTTTTAGCCGTGCACTTTTTCCAGCTGACAGATCAGTCAAATTATCATGATAcacatgaaaaaatatattttgtaaacaTGTGTATTATCTTTCTAAGACATTTCTCTTGTTGTTATTTCACATAACTAAGTGTAAAAAGATAGGCTGTGTGAAATTATTTTAAGGGACAGACATCTGACAGAACCTCTGATTTATTGTGTGATTTCCACGACAAACTAAAATATCCATTTGATGAAATAGCTCAGTAATCACTTATACCAGTCTCCTAGCTTAGTGTTGTTGTGAAGTTAACCGACCACCTTATCTCCACAAAGCAGCTTCTAAAAACAGAAACTTGTTTGTATGACATGTGTCTTATCAGCAGCCTGCCAGAAGAACTAACGCAGGGCCGCTTGATGGTCATATTTGAGGTTTATTCTCCCTAACGCAGTGAGAGGTCAAGGCTACAAATGGCATAAACACTCCACCCACCGGCTAATGCAAATACGAGCTACCTTGAAACGAAACTGATAAGGCAGCGAATGAAAAACCACCACGAACAAACCTCCACCTTTCTGCCTTCACCTAGCTCTGCTAAATGAAGCTAGAGGCTACTAACCATAAACACCGGATCATACCTTGAGCACCCACCTCCCTAATGCTCTAGAAGGTCTCAACAATGAAACATAATCACAGTGGTATGAGCTCCACATATGTGAGACCTCGTTCTCATAggtcacacaaaaacatgtttgtcccCTGCTGCAGGGCTCCTGCCGTTGATGCATTCTTTGGGTATTTgtccaacaacacaaaccactgTGCCATTGAGGCAATAGAATCCATGTATTATACCTGCAGCTCAGGGAGGGACAAAAGCTCCATCCAGGCCTGCTCCAAATCCAGGGACATCCTCTGTGGTGGTGGCGGCGCCGGTATCGGACCTGGGGAGAGGGTGGCTGGTGGCAGAGGAGGCTGCTCCGGGGACATCATCacgctgctcctgctgctgggcactgacacagcagctgtgtccaGGCAAACTGAAGTGTCCTGcgagagtgtgagagtgttcAGTTCCAACTCAAAAGTGCGTTAACAGCTAGAAATGTGTGGAAATGACTTGGTCAATATTCTTACCTCAGCTTCCTCTACAGGAAACGTCTCTGCCAGTAGCTGTAAACATTCATCAAACGACATGGCATCACCATTCTCCTCTGTGAAGCTGACATTCTGCAAAACAGGTTAAGgcaaataatattaatataccacagattgattttatatttatagagcTCAGGTCTCTTCTGCTGCAGAATACACAGATGCAAATACAGACTCACCTGTGTGCCGTCACAGGATATTGTGGTAACCTAGCTACAACACAGCCACAGCCTATCACATGTGGTGGGAGCGGACCACCTCTGAGTAATGAAGCAATAAATGTGCGTACCTGTGTAACCTCTAAAGGTGTGACAGCCGACTGCAGCGGGGTGCCGGGAGGCAGCGGGCGGGGTATGTACTCTCCCGTCTCCTCATCGAGCTGTAGCTGAGCGAGCAGGGCCTTCTCCTGCTCCCGGAGCAGATGCagcctcttctcttcctccagctcccgCTGCCTCTGCAGCTCATGCTCTTTCTGCCGGTAGTTGTAGTCAAACACCTCTCGCCTGGCTCCGAGATCAATGTCCTGCTTCCACAGTATGTCGATCAGGTCCATGTCCTGGGGAGAGAGAACCACGGATCAGTTGAGGGGagttcagagctgcagccatGCTGCCCTGCAGCGAGAGTGCGAGCGGCACTGGAGCGAGGGAGAGCGTCCCTGCTGTGAAGCGTGGCTGCTGCACCTGCCACACCCTGTCCCTCAGTGTCTGTTAACTGACAACAGCACTAGCACTAATGTCAACAGGGAGAAGCTGCATGAATAATAGATCAACATCTCTGTTTCCCCTGTTGCCACCTCACACCAGCAAGTAGCCTCACTTGATACCCTTTACCAAAGAGATCATTGCCCATCTGATTACACCGAGGTGTGAGTTTGTTCATCACAATCCAACTAATTTGCCCAAGTGCCTTGGTGTTACAGATAAGTTATCTTAAGGAAGAAAAGTTAAACCCCAAACACTCATATCATATTATAAGACATTTATAAAACCAGGAAGTTATAGGTTTATTAGCTTCGaaatggaggttatgttttcatctgagtttgtttgttagttagcaggattacgcacaaGATTTTGtgaaagatttttatttttctccccctttctttaatattgtgacataaggcatttttcaacatttccgtTGGTTtatcagagaataattgatgaaggaaaaaatctggcatgtttaggggactgatatttagtGTGCAATTTGATATTTAGTGTGCCATCCACATagaaatccagatctagtgaatttaaatgtggttccattaggggactgttgggccatggcaGAGGCGTTATAGTTTAcgacagttttgtttttcattattctgCGATGCTTCGAtgctttattatttaaagtCATATCTGTTGCTGGGTGGAATTACAAACCTTGTTTCCTTATATTTATCTGTATTGTTATTGTATTCCTTGCTTTGTCCTCAAAGTAAATAAGTCACATTTAGTGTTTACACTTATAATTGAGAGCCCCCTCCATAACAGAATGTTAATACACAGCAAACTTAACAACTCTGACAATATTCTAATAACATGTCCTGTTTATTTTCCCTCCCGGGCCGAATGTTATTGTcatgttatttttgtctttaaaccAAGAATGTCTAAGACAAACTGTGTCggtctcttcctctgctcttttaattatttacagaAGGAAACCATTTCACAAGGCCCTGGGATGTTGCATAAACCCGGGACACTGGTTCATCAGAATATGTCTGAGCATGTGACTTGTTTGTTCCTCAGGTTTTTTGGTAAATGGCCTCAACTTCATCGTGCCTCAAGCAGTCATATGGCTAGTAACAGACGTGCGCTGTGGGAGGCAAGACACAGTAAAAAAGGATGTGAAACAGAGGGGAAGTTTTCCACCCCAGAAAAACAGTGCGAGTGGTAAACCTTGACgatctataataataatgatgataacagCAAACAGTATGTATTTTAAGACACTGTTGACAGTTTTTGTGACGTCTACTGTGTCACTGGAAAATAAGAACCCACTAACCCTCTTTGCCTCTGTGTTGCATCAGAGGCATGACCGCTGAGGGATTATGCGTTACTAAGGCCGCCTGCAATAAATCACACCCACAGACAGAGGTGAGGACAAAGCCAGACACTGTGGCTTCTGCCGGAATGAGGAAGTGCCCTGAAATGTCCGTGCGGGATATCTGAGCACCACACACCACAAACGTGTCACCTGTGTTTTCACGAATGAAAAAACACTCTTATTGCCTGTTTGGTTTGGTCACGCCTCATAAGCTCATCAGACCAGTCATACGAGTCAACGATCTAAAAATGGTCCTTCACCAGCCCAGGGAAAGTTCAATCACACCCTTTCACTTGTCATTGATTGAGCCGTTATACAACGATGTCACGTAACCAAAATTATACTTTTGCTAATGTTCAGTATCAACGGCACACAGGTTGTGTAAATGTGGGTGTGTCTATGAGATCAGGTTATCAGTATGGTATCTGTGATGCGGATGTCACAAGACCTGTGCACTGGCAgcaaaacaaggaaacaagcTCAGAATATCACTTGGAATTCCGAGACCTCTGTAAAAGGCAACAAACAGCCATATAtgtaaaagggaaaaaacacagagacacagaacatgttGAAAACAAGCCAACCTCTGGGTGTGATAGAGGAGTGATACAAAAGTGTGTTTGCTTTCAAGTGTGGGTTGTTCATTTACCTCTCCTTCAGCTAAAATGAAGAAAGGGCCTCAAGTGGGGCTTGAGTTTATTACACCTTCACCCAGCCATGACCACAGGTGATGAAACACATGTTCCAAAACAACCCCCTCAGGGTCTCCTCAGTCCACTAGGTACGTCCATTTCTCATATCAGATTCCAGTAAAGGAAGAATCATCAACACCTCATTCGGTTTGTACGAACACTGCGATTACAAGGTTCTTCGACGGGACATGTGATAAAATACATaacttcaaaacaaacagcgAGGACAGAGGAAACAGTGCGGTCTTTACAAGAAATCATTCACAATGCACTGGCTTGTGTGTATTAGACATGGGGTCACATGCtgggaagaggaaggaggggaaggaaggagggggcATTTACGAGAAAAACCCAGAGAGTTTTCTCTGAGTTTACCCAACTTGTCAGGATGAAAGAAATAAtcagtcatgtttgttttgtttttcattctaaCAGGACTTTTAGTTACTGAGTTACTGATGACTAGCAGAACAGAAAGAGGCGCAAACTAGATATATCTTCATTTAACCCTGTAATACAAGGTGTTATTATGGTGTTGTCTATATCAGAGCTGTTATTGTTATATAATAATGTCTGATCTGGGCTATAACCAGGCTGTCACTTTATACTGGTGAGAGATATTTAAGAATACAACTTTTACCTGAGCTGTCTCCCTATCAGATCACATTATGAGACAGTCAGCAGGTCCGTGTCAGCAACTTCACCTCCTCTCATGACCCCTTATGACAAACTGCGCGTTTACCTGTTGGCTGGGATGCATCACTTCCATTTCCAGCATCATGGAGATCTGTCCCGCCGCGAAGAGACGCCTTCTGGCCGGTAAACGTGTGCGTGTTATTCCCCAAACGCTAGATTAAAAATGGCGAGCGGTCCCGGGTCTGTCTACAGAGTCCGTCGCAGCAGCTGAGCTGAGGGAAATATTGCTTCCTCTTAATCTAATGAACATCACGGAAGCCGAGGCCCTGCCCACCGAGCTGCGCAGCCGGGATCGTCCCCCTCTCTCCGGCCTATGAGGCTGGAGATGAGGgcggtgtgtgcatgtgttgtggaGCCCGCTGGGCCGAGCGCACACGGCAGCCAGGAAGCAGGCTTCTtaccaaataaaaacactacacaacatatttacataatttgtatatatatatatacatgtttatatatcGACCCCTAAACATGAACGCACAGGTGATtacaaataaagtgaaatgataaaacaaagtAGTCCTGGTTGTTACTCTAAGTGAAAACTATTGTTGTCTGCATTTTATATGAGAAGCAGTATTAAGTCTCTATCTGCCAATAAACGAGCTCATGAATCGTAATAAATCTAAAGCTACGTTTCCATTTAAATTTCAACTCCGTCATCTTTAGGGTTTCGTTTGGTGCATAGCCCCCCCTGCTGGTGACCAAGACCagtgtggagctggaggccCCTGGGGCCCTAATGCCCCGTGAAAAGTCACAAGTCACTCAGGGGGGGAAGTAGTACGAGAAGTACGAGAAGTACAAGTACCACAGTGTGACAATACTCAATAACAATACAGTAGTACTTTTTTGCAGATCGGCCCTCTgtaattattatcatatttaggatcattattattgattaatttacTTGTAAGAGCACTTAAATGTTGTAGTTAATGGAGATGGAGCTAATTTGAACTGCTCTTTAGTTTATTGTATACATATGCACCGTTATTTTCAGGTATTGATCAtatgtatattgttttatatataaaatcttAACATGGGCAATAACAAATAAGAGTGcggctgtgaaataaaagtagaaaagtaaaaagtacagtTTTCCCAGAAAGTAGTGacagtatttaagtatttaaagtaCCTCGAAACTGCGCTTAAGAATAAGATATGTCATTTCTATCAAGCACCGTCTTTGATAGCTGTatattttaatagtttatttGATTGAGGTACTTTCCTTTACATTTCAGAAGgagatgtttgacattttacttaataatctacatttatttgacaacaTACCATTAAGATACTGCAGGCGATTTAagattttacaaacaaaacacatgatggGTTTATCAAATGATCCGCACTGACAAACTATGACAATAAAATGATTCCTAGTAAGAATACTACTAAATTGAAGCTATACAAACAGGGATGTATCAGGAAACAACAATTTAGTTATATCTTGTaaagtgataataataactttatttatttaacacttttCTTAACAGTGTTACTTAGTGCTATAGTGGGCCTATACGTTTCACTAACACTTGATGAATATTTCTAATTTTGGTACTTTCAGGACATTTTGTTGATTGCACTTCAGTTCTTTGAATGCTGGGGGCCTTTGCTTGCAACATCTCTATTGTGGTACTGTTGCTTTTGCTGGAGGGAAGGTATTCCGAATACGTTGAACACTGGTGGACAGGCCAGTTGTAAACTTTAAATGGCCTCGCTTTCAGTCATTCACAGATCAGGCTGCAGTTATTTGAGAGAATCTTGGGAAGTTGATCAAACCTGGTCCACTGTGACACCTCGTGCGTCAGATCCAGCTGCAGTTTAAAGTGTG encodes the following:
- the nfe2l2a gene encoding nuclear factor erythroid 2-related factor 2a, with translation MMLEMEVMHPSQQDMDLIDILWKQDIDLGARREVFDYNYRQKEHELQRQRELEEEKRLHLLREQEKALLAQLQLDEETGEYIPRPLPPGTPLQSAVTPLEVTQNVSFTEENGDAMSFDECLQLLAETFPVEEAEDTSVCLDTAAVSVPSSRSSVMMSPEQPPLPPATLSPGPIPAPPPPQRMSLDLEQAWMELLSLPELQQCLNMQMEDTLETTTYSLPNSPEVQNPNFTFYPMTNLAEGETNSLNACPAEFINTFDGPVPTVAPPDSLSQIEVKAPELNTNFGAESFSDIFYPNPILEESSSQQGLEGNESSTMSDIPNKPSFTPMDLYSLSPGDAFDRGKQNLLAEMPDSDSGISSNTSPNASSPAKSAFGDGSYDYSDSDMEEMDHNPGSAESDYSEMLSLNFQPDDLQTVISLSAPIGQPHLRHEKKPKLYKTNLAEESGHNNVPFTKDKQRMYSDVRLPRDEQRAKALKIPMSVSMIINMPVDDFNEMMSKHPMNDAQLALVRDIRRRGKNKVAAQNCRKRKMENIVGLEGELDSLKDEKERLLSEKSQNITNLKEMKQQVNSLYLEVFSMLRDEKGNPYSPSEYSLQQSTDGSVFLVPRVKKTLIKGEDNYLSPM